One genomic segment of Pirellulales bacterium includes these proteins:
- a CDS encoding polyprenyl synthetase family protein: protein MQLPVIQLPRPVPPQRVRQPQDSIPQTRDQREELHGLIDRYVNQIQPVPPLSIEELRRHTSAVVEQSGLPTKYHDYVAVVLNGRVWRDSLASVPYERRLLLLPKCLRVEDHCPAPFDDFGLLCKQCGQCSIQDLQNEAERLGYAVLVAEGSALVMALIQTGKIDAIVGVSCLSVLEKAFPYMESAAIPGVAIPLLQDDCRDTTLDMEWLWEIIHLTSEDKTYRLDLDALRREVDGWFEPEPLSGIIGAATTETERIAYDWLSRAGKRWRPFLAVCAYKAIREELEGPLPAELRKIAVAVECFHKASLIHDDIEDDDALRYGQKTLHEEHGMPVAVNVGDFLLGEGYRLLAECNAPAEIRAEMLKVAAAGHRTLCLGQGAELCWGRLPQPLSSPQVLEIFRQKTAPAFEVALRLGAALAGADAEVNDVLVQYSESLGIAYQIRDDLSDLTAGDEPDDLTAMRPTLPLAVAYERTKGPERELLAQLWRRAASPETAAEAHRLVRDSAIEDRCRGLLESYKEQAVRSLAELSCASLKGLLRRVIGKIFTVEVKGWCSEFETRNAASRPAVAEAAR from the coding sequence ATGCAACTTCCAGTGATCCAGCTTCCGCGGCCGGTGCCGCCGCAGCGCGTTCGCCAGCCGCAAGATAGCATCCCGCAAACGCGCGACCAGCGGGAAGAACTGCACGGCCTCATCGATCGCTATGTCAATCAAATTCAGCCAGTGCCGCCGCTTTCGATCGAAGAATTGCGGCGGCACACTTCGGCGGTGGTCGAGCAGAGCGGCTTGCCGACGAAGTATCACGATTATGTGGCCGTGGTGCTCAATGGCCGGGTGTGGCGCGATTCGCTCGCTTCGGTGCCCTACGAGCGGCGGTTGCTGCTGCTGCCGAAGTGTTTGCGCGTGGAAGACCATTGCCCGGCCCCGTTCGACGATTTTGGGCTGCTCTGCAAGCAATGCGGCCAATGCTCGATTCAAGATCTGCAAAACGAAGCCGAGCGGTTGGGCTACGCCGTGCTCGTGGCCGAGGGCTCGGCCTTGGTGATGGCGCTGATTCAAACAGGCAAGATCGACGCGATCGTGGGCGTGAGCTGCCTCTCGGTGCTTGAAAAGGCGTTTCCCTATATGGAGTCGGCCGCGATTCCCGGCGTCGCCATTCCGCTGTTGCAAGACGATTGCCGCGACACGACGCTCGACATGGAATGGCTGTGGGAGATCATCCATCTCACGAGCGAAGACAAAACCTATCGGCTCGATCTCGACGCGCTGCGCCGCGAGGTCGATGGATGGTTCGAGCCGGAGCCGCTTTCCGGGATCATCGGCGCCGCCACGACCGAAACCGAGCGGATCGCATACGATTGGCTAAGTCGCGCCGGTAAACGCTGGCGGCCGTTTCTCGCCGTCTGTGCCTACAAAGCGATTCGCGAAGAACTCGAAGGGCCGCTACCGGCCGAGTTGCGAAAAATTGCCGTCGCGGTCGAATGTTTCCACAAAGCCTCGCTGATCCACGACGACATCGAAGACGACGATGCGCTACGCTACGGTCAGAAAACGTTGCATGAAGAGCATGGCATGCCGGTGGCGGTGAATGTCGGCGACTTTCTGCTGGGCGAAGGCTATCGCTTGCTGGCCGAATGCAATGCTCCGGCCGAGATTCGCGCGGAGATGTTGAAAGTTGCCGCGGCGGGACATCGCACGTTGTGCCTTGGCCAGGGAGCGGAGCTTTGCTGGGGCCGCTTGCCGCAGCCGCTTTCGTCGCCGCAGGTGTTGGAAATCTTCCGCCAAAAAACGGCGCCCGCCTTCGAAGTGGCCCTGCGACTTGGCGCCGCGCTGGCCGGCGCCGATGCCGAGGTGAACGACGTGCTGGTGCAATACTCGGAATCGCTGGGAATCGCCTATCAAATTCGCGACGACCTCAGCGATCTGACCGCCGGCGACGAGCCCGACGATCTGACGGCCATGCGTCCGACCTTGCCGTTGGCGGTGGCCTACGAACGGACGAAGGGTCCCGAGCGCGAGCTGTTGGCCCAGCTTTGGCGCCGCGCGGCATCGCCGGAAACCGCCGCTGAAGCCCATCGCCTGGTGCGCGATTCGGCAATTGAGGATCGCTGCCGGGGGCTGCTCGAATCGTATAAGGAACAAGCGGTGCGCTCCCTTGCCGAGCTATCGTGTGCCAGCCTGAAGGGGTTGTTGCGACGCGTGATCGGGAAGATTTTTACCGTCGAGGTCAAAGGTTGGTGCAGTGAGTTTGAGACTCGAAATGCTGCAAGTCGCCCGGCTGTCGCCGAAGCTGCTCGGTGA
- a CDS encoding prenyltransferase/squalene oxidase repeat-containing protein, translating to MLQVARLSPKLLGDSAPLVHGFLESQRSANGGFIDRGGSSDLYYTVFGIDSLIALRAEFPVEPLVAYLHSFGSGESLDLVHLACLARGWSAIPAALRAQAPVDRILAILETHRAADGGYHPSRGAERGTIYGCFLAWGAYQDLGHPMPQPERIADCLAHLKAADGGYSNQDDMPLGLTPPTAAAATLMRQLGRPIEATTQAWLLARCTAEGGFLAHPDAPLPDLLSTATALHALVGMHADLDPIAEPCLDFVDSLWTNRGSFYGHWGDDQLDCEYTYYGLLALGHLSF from the coding sequence ATGCTGCAAGTCGCCCGGCTGTCGCCGAAGCTGCTCGGTGATTCGGCCCCGCTGGTGCATGGCTTTCTCGAAAGCCAGCGGAGCGCCAACGGCGGATTCATCGATCGTGGCGGAAGCAGCGATCTCTATTACACCGTGTTCGGCATCGATAGCCTGATCGCACTGCGGGCCGAGTTTCCGGTCGAGCCGCTGGTGGCCTATTTGCATTCGTTCGGCAGCGGCGAATCGCTCGATCTGGTTCACTTGGCATGCCTTGCTCGCGGTTGGAGCGCCATTCCAGCGGCGCTTCGCGCGCAAGCCCCGGTCGATCGCATTCTGGCGATTCTTGAAACGCACCGCGCGGCCGACGGTGGCTATCATCCCAGTCGAGGGGCGGAGCGCGGCACGATTTACGGCTGTTTTCTTGCCTGGGGGGCGTATCAAGATCTGGGCCACCCGATGCCGCAGCCGGAGCGGATTGCCGATTGCCTCGCGCATTTGAAAGCGGCCGACGGTGGATATTCCAATCAAGACGACATGCCGCTCGGCCTCACGCCCCCCACCGCCGCTGCGGCGACGCTGATGCGGCAACTCGGCCGCCCCATCGAGGCGACAACCCAAGCGTGGCTGCTCGCTCGATGCACCGCTGAAGGCGGCTTTTTGGCACATCCCGACGCTCCGCTACCAGATTTGCTATCGACCGCAACGGCTTTGCATGCGCTGGTGGGGATGCATGCCGATTTGGATCCGATCGCGGAGCCGTGCCTCGATTTCGTCGATAGCCTGTGGACCAACCGCGGCTCTTTCTACGGCCATTGGGGCGACGATCAACTAGACTGTGAATACACGTACTACGGCCTGCTGGCCCTCGGGCACCTGAGCTTCTGA
- a CDS encoding prenyltransferase/squalene oxidase repeat-containing protein: MPFDESTAREIQQTLAGARETLLANRNSRGYWDGELATSALATATATFALQIVNRRDNSSSPKRQQGTALPRPATDPSLDTLIRHGHDWLVQTQRPDGGWGDTVVSLSNISTTALCWATLLIAPQKDRNEAALAGARDWLARAAGGLAPKQLSAAIVRRYGKDRTFSVPILSVLAMADALGSGQAAWRLVPQLPFELAACPRRWFRWLRMPVVSYALPALIAIGQLRHHQLPSRNIAARLARRIAKRRTLNVLDQIQPSNGGFLEATPLTSFVVASLVEAGQSQHPVVRRGVEFIAASVRPDGSWPIDTNLATWVTTLSCVALAGEESKDPIADGGATAIREWLLAQQYRHRHPYTDAPPGGWSWTDLSGGVPDADDTPGALLALRALAPDDPRVREAAAAAVGWLLDLQNRDGGMPTFCRGWGRLPFDRSGADLTAHALLAWFAWKPDLPDPLRKRLEPAIRRAVRYLLDVQLPDGAWTPLWFGNEATANEENPVYGTTRVLRLIRITELAESGGSNWTAALGRAARWLLAAQNADGGWGGGTGTRSSIEETALAIEALAEVARADHSGDNQPLSPITRGIHWLAEATNHGRHFPPSPIGFYFAKLWYFEKLYPVIYTVQALSAVQRAATLQATAVRD; this comes from the coding sequence ATGCCGTTCGACGAATCCACCGCCCGAGAGATTCAACAGACACTCGCCGGCGCGCGAGAAACCTTGCTCGCCAACCGCAATAGCCGCGGCTATTGGGACGGCGAATTGGCCACAAGCGCACTGGCGACCGCCACTGCCACCTTCGCCCTGCAAATCGTTAACCGTCGCGACAACAGCTCGAGCCCGAAGCGCCAGCAAGGAACTGCTCTTCCGCGCCCCGCCACCGATCCGTCGCTGGACACTCTCATCCGGCACGGCCACGATTGGCTCGTGCAAACGCAGCGACCCGACGGCGGCTGGGGCGACACAGTCGTGAGCCTGAGCAACATCAGCACCACGGCGCTCTGCTGGGCCACGCTGCTGATCGCGCCGCAAAAGGATCGCAACGAAGCGGCGCTGGCCGGCGCGCGCGATTGGCTGGCTCGGGCCGCGGGCGGGCTAGCGCCAAAGCAGCTTTCAGCGGCGATTGTCCGGCGGTACGGAAAGGATCGCACGTTTTCCGTGCCGATTCTTTCGGTGCTGGCGATGGCCGATGCGTTGGGATCCGGACAAGCGGCGTGGCGGCTGGTGCCGCAATTGCCGTTCGAATTGGCCGCTTGTCCGCGACGTTGGTTCCGCTGGCTGCGCATGCCGGTCGTCAGCTACGCCCTGCCGGCATTGATCGCCATCGGCCAACTGCGGCACCATCAATTGCCGTCGCGAAACATTGCCGCCCGTTTGGCGCGGCGCATCGCCAAGCGGCGCACGCTCAATGTGCTTGATCAAATTCAACCCTCGAACGGCGGATTCTTGGAGGCCACGCCGCTGACCAGCTTCGTTGTCGCCAGCCTCGTCGAAGCCGGTCAATCGCAGCATCCGGTGGTAAGGCGCGGCGTGGAATTCATAGCGGCATCGGTTCGGCCGGATGGCAGTTGGCCAATCGACACCAACCTCGCCACTTGGGTCACGACACTGTCGTGCGTGGCACTTGCGGGCGAAGAATCAAAAGATCCAATTGCCGACGGCGGCGCCACAGCGATCCGCGAGTGGCTGCTGGCCCAACAATACCGCCATCGCCATCCCTATACCGATGCGCCGCCGGGAGGATGGTCGTGGACTGATTTATCCGGCGGAGTCCCCGATGCCGACGACACGCCCGGAGCGCTACTTGCGCTGCGGGCTCTTGCGCCCGATGACCCACGGGTTCGCGAAGCCGCGGCAGCGGCGGTCGGTTGGCTATTGGACCTTCAGAACCGCGACGGCGGGATGCCGACATTTTGTCGCGGCTGGGGCCGCCTGCCGTTCGATCGCAGCGGCGCCGACCTCACGGCCCATGCGCTATTGGCGTGGTTTGCCTGGAAGCCCGACCTGCCCGATCCGCTGCGCAAGCGGCTCGAGCCGGCGATCCGGCGTGCCGTCCGGTATTTGCTCGACGTGCAGCTTCCCGACGGTGCGTGGACACCGCTTTGGTTTGGCAATGAAGCGACCGCCAATGAAGAAAATCCGGTTTATGGCACCACTCGCGTCCTGCGGCTGATCCGCATTACCGAATTGGCCGAATCGGGCGGCTCAAATTGGACGGCCGCATTGGGACGGGCAGCCCGGTGGCTCCTGGCCGCCCAAAACGCCGATGGCGGTTGGGGCGGGGGGACGGGCACGCGCTCGTCAATCGAAGAAACCGCCCTGGCGATCGAGGCGCTTGCCGAAGTAGCGAGAGCGGATCACAGCGGCGACAACCAACCGCTCTCGCCGATCACTCGCGGTATCCACTGGCTGGCTGAAGCCACAAACCACGGCCGACATTTCCCTCCGTCGCCGATCGGCTTCTATTTCGCCAAGCTGTGGTATTTCGAAAAACTGTACCCCGTGATTTACACGGTTCAAGCGCTGTCGGCCGTCCAACGCGCCGCCACGCTGCAAGCGACGGCAGTGCGTGATTAG
- a CDS encoding aminotransferase class V-fold PLP-dependent enzyme: MLVYLDCNATTPLEPRVHEAMRACAEIEFGNAGSPHEFGERAKALVHKARDQIGAVLNARRHEVIFTSGATESNNLALLGLASYGERSGRRHIVSTQIEHSSVLEPLAALQRRGFELSLLPPAVGGWVDPQAVRCAVRDDTLLVSVMQVNNETGVRQPIAQIARLLDDSDVYLHTDAAQGFGKELAPLRDRRIDLISISGHKIYGPKGIGALVLRRRERELPPLEPLMHGGGQELGLRPGTLPVPLVVGLGLAAEVAMDEAEQRAEQCRKFKETLLDGLAPLCPAIHGDPARTLPHTVNLSFPGVDAEEVIAAWRGSAAVSNGSACTSACDTASHVLTAMHLPRAQVDGAIRISWCHSTSLPDMPRLIAAIEQHVAQSGTRG; the protein is encoded by the coding sequence ATGCTTGTGTATCTTGATTGCAACGCAACAACGCCGCTCGAACCTCGGGTCCATGAGGCAATGCGGGCGTGCGCCGAGATCGAATTCGGCAACGCGGGCAGTCCGCACGAATTCGGCGAGCGGGCCAAAGCGCTCGTGCACAAGGCCCGCGACCAAATTGGAGCGGTCCTAAATGCTCGGCGGCACGAAGTGATCTTCACGAGCGGGGCGACCGAGAGCAACAATCTGGCATTACTTGGTTTGGCGTCGTACGGCGAACGATCCGGAAGACGACACATCGTTAGCACCCAGATCGAACATTCCTCGGTGCTCGAACCGCTGGCGGCACTCCAGCGGCGCGGCTTCGAATTATCCCTCCTCCCGCCCGCTGTTGGCGGCTGGGTCGATCCGCAGGCGGTTCGCTGCGCCGTTCGCGACGACACACTGCTGGTTTCGGTAATGCAGGTGAACAACGAGACGGGCGTTCGTCAGCCGATCGCCCAAATTGCCCGGCTGCTCGACGATTCGGATGTCTATCTCCACACCGACGCGGCGCAAGGATTCGGCAAAGAACTCGCCCCGCTCCGCGATCGCCGCATCGATCTGATCAGCATCAGTGGCCACAAAATATACGGGCCGAAGGGAATCGGTGCGCTCGTGTTGCGTCGGCGCGAGCGAGAGTTGCCGCCTCTCGAGCCGCTAATGCATGGCGGCGGGCAGGAATTGGGTCTGCGGCCGGGCACGCTGCCGGTTCCGCTCGTGGTCGGATTGGGCCTTGCCGCCGAGGTTGCCATGGACGAGGCCGAACAGCGAGCCGAGCAGTGCCGGAAATTCAAGGAAACGCTGCTCGATGGCTTGGCCCCACTCTGCCCGGCAATCCACGGCGATCCGGCTCGCACGCTGCCGCACACCGTGAACCTTTCATTTCCAGGCGTGGACGCCGAAGAGGTGATTGCGGCATGGCGCGGCTCGGCGGCGGTGTCGAATGGCTCGGCTTGCACTTCGGCGTGCGACACCGCCAGCCACGTTCTGACGGCAATGCATTTGCCGCGAGCACAAGTTGACGGAGCGATTCGCATCTCATGGTGTCATTCGACATCTCTGCCCGACATGCCGCGGCTCATCGCGGCGATCGAACAACACGTGGCGCAGAGTGGGACCCGGGGGTAG